In a single window of the Balearica regulorum gibbericeps isolate bBalReg1 chromosome 7, bBalReg1.pri, whole genome shotgun sequence genome:
- the AVPI1 gene encoding arginine vasopressin-induced protein 1 translates to MNVARGAGQRRDPGAAGRSGAARPRGRSGHSADPRWPPPPAAGAMGTPASVVSDPPGRAAPATRGRKRASANIFQGVGLPELRSLFRSGGAEQAEERARLVWRYAGQRRMARALRRLRRRPAQPGGGMAALRRFGRLRITEKEPEGGSGAEAPSGSM, encoded by the exons ATGAACGTGGCGCGAGGCGCGGGGCAGCGGAGGGACCCCGGtgcggcggggcggagcggagcggcgcggCCCCGGGGGCGCAGCGGCCACTCGGCGGACCCACGCTGGCCGCCACCGCCAG CGGCCGGGGCCATGGGCACGCCAGCCTCGGTGGTGAGCGACCCTCCGGGGCGAGCGGCGCCCGCGACCCGCGGCCGCAAGCGAGCTTCGGCCAACATCTTCCAGGGCGTGGGGCTGCCGGAGCTGCGGAGCCTGTTCcggagcggcggggccgagCAGGCCGAGGAGCGCGCCCGCCTCGTCTGGCGGTACGCAGGCCAGCGGCGCATGGCGCGGGCCTTGCGGCGGCTCCGGCGGCGGCCGGCCCAGCCCGGCGGCGGGATGGCAGCGCTGCGGCGCTTTGGCCGCCTGCG GATCACGGAGAAGGAACCAGAGGGTGGCAGCGGGGCCGAGGCGCCCTCAGGGTCGATGTAG
- the MARVELD1 gene encoding MARVEL domain-containing protein 1 yields MARTAPPAVPPPPGPPARGSLSLHRAYLRSPLGLLRLGQLALGAAFWVTVAAHKYEGAAHFALFAAVLVWLLTLALFGLSLLGRWELVPWLGSRWLLTNLVHDLALGVGLYAAATGIMGYKAGQKSYCNLPGYSQHCLYNAYLSASVCGGIAACLYLFSGLYCLSRRCRDQRDII; encoded by the coding sequence ATGGCCCGCACGGCTCCCCCGGCAGTACCGCCgcccccggggccgccggcCCGCGGCTCCCTCAGCCTCCACCGTGCCTACCTGCGGAGCCCGCTGGGCCTCCTGCGCCTGGGGCAGCTGGCGCTGGGCGCTGCCTTCTGGGTGACGGTGGCGGCTCACAAGTACGAGGGAGCAGCTCACTTCGCCCTCTTCGCCGCTGTCCTGGTCTGGCTCCTCACCTTGGCCCTCTTCGGGCTGAGCCTGCTGGGGCGCTGGGAGCTGGTACCCTGGCTGGGCTCCCGCTGGCTCCTCACCAACCTGGTGCACGACCTGGCATTGGGCGTGGGGCTCTACGCGGCCGCCACAGGCATCATGGGCTACAAAGCTGGGCAGAAAAGCTATTGTAACCTGCCGGGCTACAGCCAGCACTGCCTCTACAACGCCTACCTGAGCGCCTCCGTCTGCGGGGGCATTGCTGCCTGCCTGTATCTCTTCTCTGGGCTCTACTGCCTGTCACGGCGCTGCCGGGACCAGCGCGACATCATCTGA
- the ZFYVE27 gene encoding protrudin isoform X2 has product MQAVERDGAAGGPEGAAGGVEAPLEPSPPKAAAAFDLLELVRSYRRLELYLEPLRDAAEVVRSLLRWQRPVCSLLVCLGLNFLLLTLGQAAWYSVLALLVVVPALLGYLQETCRARPSEPELVRRRYHSVRREDLRKVQLSRQEAIAQVKSFLIQLEGFLNGMCCSCEAVYRVLYWENPTVSSQFYGALLGSVCILYLLPLCWVLAILNSTLFLGNTQFYQVIMELKASIEQRVGTKPLESAPEPAEPLPAAAPLDRTPTPTSTEDLTPGSVEEAEEAEPDEEFKDAIEEDDESSQCSADFDLNLPDNGFMSKNEVIRSKVSRLTERLRKRYPSNNFGSCTGCAATFSVLKKRRSCSNCGNSFCSRCCSFKVPKAVMGATAPEAQRETVFVCALCNQVLIK; this is encoded by the exons ATGCAGGCGGTGGAGCGGGACGGGGCGGCAGGCGGCCccgagggggcggcggggggcgtTGAGGCCCCGTTGGAGCCGTCGCCGCCCAAGGCCGCCGCCGCTTTCGACCTGCTGGAGCTGGTGCGGAGCTACCGTCGGCTGGAGCTGTACCTGGAGCCGCTGCGGGACGCCGCCGAGGTCGTCCGCTCCCTCCTCCG GTGGCAGCGGCCCGTGTGCTCCCTCCTCGTCTGCCTCGGCCTCAACTTCCTCCTGCTCACCCTCGGCCAAG CCGCCTGGTACTCGGTGCTTGCCTTGTTGGTCGTGGTGCCGGCCCTGCTGGGCTACCTGCAGGAGACGTGCCGGGCCCGGCCCTCGGAACCGGAGCTGGTGCGCAGGAGGTACCACAGCGTCCGCCGGGAGGACCTGCGCAAGGTGCAGCTCTCACGACAGGAGGCCATCGCCCAGGTCAAGAGCTT CCTGATCCAGCTGGAAGGGTTCCTGAACGGGATGTGCTGCAGCTGCGAGGCAGTGTACCGTGTGCTGTACTGGGAGAACCCCACTGTATCTTCCCA gTTTTATGGGGCACTGCTGGGTTCTGTCTGCATCCTTTACCTGCTGCCCCTCTGCTGGGTCCTGGCCATCCTCAACAGCACCCTCTTCCTGGGCAACACCCAGTTCTACCAAG TGATAATGGAGCTCAAGGCCTCGATCGAGCAGCGTGTGGGCACCAAACCTCTCGAGAGCGCTCCAGAGCCTGCCGAACCCTTGCCAGCTGCTGCCCCCCTGGATCGGACCCCCACACCCACCAGCACAGAG GACCTTACCCCTGGCAGcgtggaggaggcagaggaggcagagcctGATGAAGAGTTCAAAGATGCTATTGAG gaggaTGACGAGAGCTCTCAGTGCTCTGCAGATTTTGACCTCAACCTTCCAGACAATGGTTTTATGAGCAAAAACGAGGTGATCCGCAGCAAGGTGTCACGTCTGACCGAGCGCCTGCGCAAGCGCTACCCCAGCAACAACTTTG GGAGCTGCACGGGCTGTGCAGCCACCTTCTCTGTGCTCAAGAAGAGG CGGAGCTGCAGTAACTGTGGGAACAGCTTCTGCTCCAGGTGTTGTTCCTTCAAAGTCCCCAAGGCTGTGATGGGAGCCACAG CCCCGGAGGCTCAGAGGGAGACGGTGTTTGTGTGTGCTCTGTGCAACCAGGTGCTCATCAAGTGA
- the ZFYVE27 gene encoding protrudin isoform X1 — protein sequence MQAVERDGAAGGPEGAAGGVEAPLEPSPPKAAAAFDLLELVRSYRRLELYLEPLRDAAEVVRSLLRWQRPVCSLLVCLGLNFLLLTLGQAAWYSVLALLVVVPALLGYLQETCRARPSEPELVRRRYHSVRREDLRKVQLSRQEAIAQVKSFLIQLEGFLNGMCCSCEAVYRVLYWENPTVSSQFYGALLGSVCILYLLPLCWVLAILNSTLFLGNTQFYQVIMELKASIEQRVGTKPLESAPEPAEPLPAAAPLDRTPTPTSTEDLTPGSVEEAEEAEPDEEFKDAIEENQLLVMEDDESSQCSADFDLNLPDNGFMSKNEVIRSKVSRLTERLRKRYPSNNFGSCTGCAATFSVLKKRRSCSNCGNSFCSRCCSFKVPKAVMGATAPEAQRETVFVCALCNQVLIK from the exons ATGCAGGCGGTGGAGCGGGACGGGGCGGCAGGCGGCCccgagggggcggcggggggcgtTGAGGCCCCGTTGGAGCCGTCGCCGCCCAAGGCCGCCGCCGCTTTCGACCTGCTGGAGCTGGTGCGGAGCTACCGTCGGCTGGAGCTGTACCTGGAGCCGCTGCGGGACGCCGCCGAGGTCGTCCGCTCCCTCCTCCG GTGGCAGCGGCCCGTGTGCTCCCTCCTCGTCTGCCTCGGCCTCAACTTCCTCCTGCTCACCCTCGGCCAAG CCGCCTGGTACTCGGTGCTTGCCTTGTTGGTCGTGGTGCCGGCCCTGCTGGGCTACCTGCAGGAGACGTGCCGGGCCCGGCCCTCGGAACCGGAGCTGGTGCGCAGGAGGTACCACAGCGTCCGCCGGGAGGACCTGCGCAAGGTGCAGCTCTCACGACAGGAGGCCATCGCCCAGGTCAAGAGCTT CCTGATCCAGCTGGAAGGGTTCCTGAACGGGATGTGCTGCAGCTGCGAGGCAGTGTACCGTGTGCTGTACTGGGAGAACCCCACTGTATCTTCCCA gTTTTATGGGGCACTGCTGGGTTCTGTCTGCATCCTTTACCTGCTGCCCCTCTGCTGGGTCCTGGCCATCCTCAACAGCACCCTCTTCCTGGGCAACACCCAGTTCTACCAAG TGATAATGGAGCTCAAGGCCTCGATCGAGCAGCGTGTGGGCACCAAACCTCTCGAGAGCGCTCCAGAGCCTGCCGAACCCTTGCCAGCTGCTGCCCCCCTGGATCGGACCCCCACACCCACCAGCACAGAG GACCTTACCCCTGGCAGcgtggaggaggcagaggaggcagagcctGATGAAGAGTTCAAAGATGCTATTGAG GAGAACCAGCTGCTGGTCATG gaggaTGACGAGAGCTCTCAGTGCTCTGCAGATTTTGACCTCAACCTTCCAGACAATGGTTTTATGAGCAAAAACGAGGTGATCCGCAGCAAGGTGTCACGTCTGACCGAGCGCCTGCGCAAGCGCTACCCCAGCAACAACTTTG GGAGCTGCACGGGCTGTGCAGCCACCTTCTCTGTGCTCAAGAAGAGG CGGAGCTGCAGTAACTGTGGGAACAGCTTCTGCTCCAGGTGTTGTTCCTTCAAAGTCCCCAAGGCTGTGATGGGAGCCACAG CCCCGGAGGCTCAGAGGGAGACGGTGTTTGTGTGTGCTCTGTGCAACCAGGTGCTCATCAAGTGA